A region of Arabidopsis thaliana chromosome 5, partial sequence DNA encodes the following proteins:
- a CDS encoding 3'-5' exonuclease domain-containing protein — translation METNLKIYLVSSTDSSEFTHLKWSFTRSTIIALDAEWKPQHSNTSSFPTVTLLQVACRLSHATDVSDVFLIDLSSIHLPSVWELLNDMFVSPDVLKLGFRFKQDLVYLSSTFTQHGCEGGFQEVKQYLDITSIYNYLQHKRFGRKAPKDIKSLAAICKEMLDISLSKELQCSDWSYRPLTEEQKLYAATDAHCLLQIFDVFEAHLVEGITVQDLRVINVGLQEILTESDYSSKIVTVKLCKATDVIRSMSENGQNIANGVVPRKTTLNTMPMDENLLKIVRKFGERILLKESDLLPKKLKKKTRRRVASSTMNTNKQLVCSADWQGPPPWDSSLGGDGCPKFLLDVMVEGLAKHLRCVGIDAAIPHSKKPDSRELLDQAFKENRVLLTRDTKLLRHQDLAKHQIYRVKSLLKNEQLLEVIETFQLKISGNQLMSRCTKCNGKFIQKPLSIEEAIEAAKGFQRIPNCLFNKNLEFWQCMNCHQLYWEVSHLPHLLPLCIIVLERVYLVSKNHLVHLC, via the exons ATGGAGACCAATCTAAAGATCTATCTAGTTTCATCCACCGACTCGTCCGAGTTCACTCACCTGAAATGGTCTTTCACTCGTTCTACGATCATCGCCTTAGACGCCGAATGGAAGCCACAACACTCCAATACGTCGTCGTTTCCGACCGTCACTCTCCTCCAAGTCGCATGCCGACTCAGTCACGCCACGGATGTCTCCGATGTCTTCCTCATTGATTTGAGTTCGATTCATCTTCCATCGGTTTGGGAGCTGTTGAATGATATGTTCGTGTCGCCGGATGTTCTGAAACTAGGGTTTCGGTTTAAACAGGATTTGGTTTACTTGTCTTCGACATTTACTCAACATGGATGTGAAGGTGGATTCCAAGAG GTGAAACAATACTTGGATATTACAAGCATATACAATTATCTGCAACATAAGCGGTTTGGGAGAAAGGCGCCAAAGGATATCAAGAGCTTGGCTGCTATATGTAAGGAAATGCTGGacatctctctctcaaag GAACTTCAATGTAGTGATTGGTCATATCGTCCTCTTACAGAAGAACAGAAACTATACGCTGCCACAGATGCTCACTGCCTGCTCCAGATATTCGATGTATTTGAGGCGCATCTTGTTGAAGGAATCACAGTGCAAGATCTTAGAGTGATAAATGTTGGCTTACAAGAAATTCTGACTGAATCGGACTATAGCAGTAAGATTGTCACAGTCAAACTTTGCAAGGCTACAGATGTAATCAGATCAATGTCGGAAAATGGTCAAAACATAGCCAATGGAGTGGTTCCAAGAAAAACGACACTAAACACGATGCCAATGGATGAGAATTTGTTGAAGATTGTCAGGAAGTTTGGAGAACGGATCCTGTTGAAGGAGTCTGATCTTCTACCAAAGAaacttaagaagaaaacaagaagacgTGTCGCCTCAAGCACTATGAACACAAATAAGCAGTTGGTCTGTTCTGCGGACTGGCAAGGTCCACCGCCATGGGACTCATCTTTAGGCGGTGATGGCTGCCCTAAATTTCTATTGGATGTGATG GTTGAAGGTTTGGCGAAACATCTACGTTGTGTGGGGATTGATGCTGCAATCCCACACTCAAAGAAGCCGGATTCAAG GGAGTTGCTTGATCAAGCATTCAAAGAGAACAGAGTTCTATTAACAAGAGATACAAAATTGTTGAGACACCAGGATTTGGCAAAGCATCAAATATATCGAGTAAAGAGTCTTCTTAAAAATGAGCAGCTACTTGAG GTGATAGAGACTTTCCAGCTAAAGATCAGCGGAAATCAGCTGATGTCCAGATGTACGAAGTGCAATGGGAAATTTATTCAGAAACCTCTAAGCATTGAAGAAGCTATTGAAGCAGCAAAGGGTTTCCAAAGAATACCCAACTgcttatttaacaaaaatttagaGTTTTGGCAGTGCATGAACTGCCATCAACTATACTGGGAGGTAAGTCACCTACCCCATCTTTTGCCGTTGTGCATTATAGTTCTTGAACGAGTATACCTTGTGTCAAAAAATCATCTGGTCCATCTATGTTAG
- a CDS encoding 3'-5' exonuclease domain-containing protein (3'-5' exonuclease domain-containing protein; FUNCTIONS IN: 3'-5' exonuclease activity, nucleic acid binding; INVOLVED IN: nucleobase, nucleoside, nucleotide and nucleic acid metabolic process; LOCATED IN: intracellular; EXPRESSED IN: 8 plant structures; EXPRESSED DURING: 6 growth stages; CONTAINS InterPro DOMAIN/s: Protein of unknown function DUF82 (InterPro:IPR002782), Polynucleotidyl transferase, ribonuclease H fold (InterPro:IPR012337), 3'-5' exonuclease (InterPro:IPR002562); BEST Arabidopsis thaliana protein match is: Polynucleotidyl transferase, ribonuclease H-like superfamily protein (TAIR:AT1G56310.1); Has 1807 Blast hits to 1807 proteins in 277 species: Archae - 0; Bacteria - 0; Metazoa - 736; Fungi - 347; Plants - 385; Viruses - 0; Other Eukaryotes - 339 (source: NCBI BLink).): METNLKIYLVSSTDSSEFTHLKWSFTRSTIIALDAEWKPQHSNTSSFPTVTLLQVACRLSHATDVSDVFLIDLSSIHLPSVWELLNDMFVSPDVLKLGFRFKQDLVYLSSTFTQHGCEGGFQEVKQYLDITSIYNYLQHKRFGRKAPKDIKSLAAICKEMLDISLSKELQCSDWSYRPLTEEQKLYAATDAHCLLQIFDVFEAHLVEGITVQDLRVINVGLQEILTESDYSSKIVTVKLCKATDVIRSMSENGQNIANGVVPRKTTLNTMPMDENLLKIVRKFGERILLKESDLLPKKLKKKTRRRVASSTMNTNKQLVCSADWQGPPPWDSSLGGDGCPKFLLDVMVEGLAKHLRCVGIDAAIPHSKKPDSRELLDQAFKENRVLLTRDTKLLRHQDLAKHQIYRVKSLLKNEQLLEVIETFQLKISGNQLMSRCTKCNGKFIQKPLSIEEAIEAAKGFQRIPNCLFNKNLEFWQCMNCHQLYWEGTQYHNAVQKFMEVCKLSE; the protein is encoded by the exons ATGGAGACCAATCTAAAGATCTATCTAGTTTCATCCACCGACTCGTCCGAGTTCACTCACCTGAAATGGTCTTTCACTCGTTCTACGATCATCGCCTTAGACGCCGAATGGAAGCCACAACACTCCAATACGTCGTCGTTTCCGACCGTCACTCTCCTCCAAGTCGCATGCCGACTCAGTCACGCCACGGATGTCTCCGATGTCTTCCTCATTGATTTGAGTTCGATTCATCTTCCATCGGTTTGGGAGCTGTTGAATGATATGTTCGTGTCGCCGGATGTTCTGAAACTAGGGTTTCGGTTTAAACAGGATTTGGTTTACTTGTCTTCGACATTTACTCAACATGGATGTGAAGGTGGATTCCAAGAG GTGAAACAATACTTGGATATTACAAGCATATACAATTATCTGCAACATAAGCGGTTTGGGAGAAAGGCGCCAAAGGATATCAAGAGCTTGGCTGCTATATGTAAGGAAATGCTGGacatctctctctcaaag GAACTTCAATGTAGTGATTGGTCATATCGTCCTCTTACAGAAGAACAGAAACTATACGCTGCCACAGATGCTCACTGCCTGCTCCAGATATTCGATGTATTTGAGGCGCATCTTGTTGAAGGAATCACAGTGCAAGATCTTAGAGTGATAAATGTTGGCTTACAAGAAATTCTGACTGAATCGGACTATAGCAGTAAGATTGTCACAGTCAAACTTTGCAAGGCTACAGATGTAATCAGATCAATGTCGGAAAATGGTCAAAACATAGCCAATGGAGTGGTTCCAAGAAAAACGACACTAAACACGATGCCAATGGATGAGAATTTGTTGAAGATTGTCAGGAAGTTTGGAGAACGGATCCTGTTGAAGGAGTCTGATCTTCTACCAAAGAaacttaagaagaaaacaagaagacgTGTCGCCTCAAGCACTATGAACACAAATAAGCAGTTGGTCTGTTCTGCGGACTGGCAAGGTCCACCGCCATGGGACTCATCTTTAGGCGGTGATGGCTGCCCTAAATTTCTATTGGATGTGATG GTTGAAGGTTTGGCGAAACATCTACGTTGTGTGGGGATTGATGCTGCAATCCCACACTCAAAGAAGCCGGATTCAAG GGAGTTGCTTGATCAAGCATTCAAAGAGAACAGAGTTCTATTAACAAGAGATACAAAATTGTTGAGACACCAGGATTTGGCAAAGCATCAAATATATCGAGTAAAGAGTCTTCTTAAAAATGAGCAGCTACTTGAG GTGATAGAGACTTTCCAGCTAAAGATCAGCGGAAATCAGCTGATGTCCAGATGTACGAAGTGCAATGGGAAATTTATTCAGAAACCTCTAAGCATTGAAGAAGCTATTGAAGCAGCAAAGGGTTTCCAAAGAATACCCAACTgcttatttaacaaaaatttagaGTTTTGGCAGTGCATGAACTGCCATCAACTATACTGGGAG GGAACTCAGTATCATAACGCAGTCCAGAAGTTCATGGAAGTATGCAAGTTGAGTGAGtga